From Oryza sativa Japonica Group chromosome 4, ASM3414082v1, one genomic window encodes:
- the LOC107276255 gene encoding probable trehalose-phosphate phosphatase 5 produces the protein MSNGLPLMTNPMIKSQPVLALPSNLMPCLVTSKKHPCSSLCVTYISKRELVEVVDGLVGVMMTSSNREKPDIESGYDGSSDEDSTENSRAEICPSALCFFDQIVASAQDKKVVLFLDYDGTLSPIVNDPEKAFMSSEMRATVKSVAKHFPTAIVSGRSRDKVFDFVKLTEIYYAGSHGMDILASFADSDSTIEKTKETKLFQPANEFLTMITEVSKSLIEVTKAIKGATVENNKFCVSVHYRNVDKKNWKLVAQVVNNVLKDFPSLKVSTGRKVLEVRPMINWDKGKAVEFLLRSLELDDSETVLPIYIGDDKTDEDAFKVLRERKNGCGILVSQVPKKSEAFFMLRGPSEVMEFLSSLVRWKEQSTFED, from the exons ATGAGCAACGGTTTGCCACTCATGACCAATCCCATGATCAAAAGCCAGCCAGTGTTGGCACTGCCTTCAAATCTAATGCCATGTTTGGTTACATCCAAGAAGCATCCATGTTCTTCATTGTGTGTGACATACATCAGTAAGCGTGAACTTGTTGAAGTCGTTGATGGACTTGTCGGGGTAATGATGACATCATCGAACCGTGAAAAGCCAGACATTGAATCTGGTTACGACGGTTCGTCTGATGAAGATTCCACTGAGAATTCTCGTGCA GAAATTTGTCCTTCTGCCTTATGTTTCTTCGACCAAATCGTAGCTAGTGCGCAAGACAAGAAGGTTGTGTTGTTTCTAGACTATGATGGCACACTTTCTCCTATTGTGAATGATCCAGAGAAAGCATTCATGTCCTCTGAG ATGCGTGCTACTGTGAAAAGTGTTGCAAAGCACTTCCCTACAGCAATAGTTAGTGGGAGATCCCGCGACAAG GTGTTTGATTTTGTCAAGCTGACTGAGATATACTATGCAGGGAGTCATGGTATGGACATACTAGCATCTTTTGCAGATTCAGACAGTACCATAGAAAAG ACCAAAGAAACCAAGCTTTTTCAACCTGCAAATGAGTTTCTGACTATGATAACTGAG GTTTCCAAATCCCTGATAGAGGTCACTAAAGCGATTAAGGGTGCAACAGTTGAGAACAACAAGTTTTGCGTATCTGTTCATTATCGTAATGTCGACAAGAAG AACTGGAAGTTGGTCGCACAGGTTGTCAACAATGTTCTAAAAGATTTTCCTAGTCTTAAAGTATCCACTGGACGGAAG GTTTTAGAGGTTCGTCCAATGATCAACTGGGACAAGGGAAAAGCCGTCGAGTTTTTGCTTCGATCGCTTGAGCTAGATGATTCTGAAACTGTTCTTCCTATCTATATTGGGGATGATAAAACGGATGAAGATGCATTCAAg GTGCTTCGCGAGCGAAAGAATGGATGTGGGATTCTTGTTTCGCAGGTGCCCAAGAAGTCTGAAGCCTTTTTCATGCTGAGAGGCCCATCAGAA GTGATGGAATTTCTCAGTTCCTTGGTGAGATGGAAGGAACAATCAACATTTGAAGATTGA
- the LOC107280654 gene encoding ubiquinol oxidase 1c, mitochondrial-like, with protein sequence MPSFALEPRSGLSGSGRDLNEEVGLRAMSDSQTQSSGATSFEHSGDWIRALLEEAENERMHLMTFMEVAKPRWYERTLVLAVQRVFFNAYFLGYLLSPKLAHRVVGYLEEEAIHSYTEYLKDIEAGKIENVPAPPIAIDYWRLPAGATLKDVVVVVRADEAHHRDVNHFASDVHFQRMDLKDTPAPLDYH encoded by the exons ATGCCGAGCTTCGCTCTCGAGCCTCGGTCAGGTCTGAGCGGTAGCGGGCGCGACCTCAACGAGGAAGTTGGGCTGCGCGCCATGTCGGACTCCCAGACGCAGTCGTCGGG CGCCACTAGCTTCGAGCACAGCGGCGACTGGATACGCGCGCTGCTGGAGGAGGCCGAGAACGAGCGGATGCACCTCATGACCTTCATGGAGGTGGCCAAGCCGAGGTGGTACGAGCGCACGCTTGTGCTCGCCGTCCAGCGCGTCTTCTTCAACGCCTACTTCCTCGGCTACCTCCTCTCCCCCAAGCTCGCGCACCGCGTCGTCGGCTACCTCGAGGAGGAGGCCATCCACTCCTACACCGAGTACCTCAAGGACATCGAGGCCGGCAAGATCGAGAAcgtccccgcgccgccgatCGCCATCGACTACTGGCGGCTCCCCGCCGGCGCCACGCTCAAGGACGTCGTCGTTGTTGTTCGTGCCGACGAGGCGCACCACCGCGACGTCAACCATTTCGCATCG GATGTCCATTTCCAGCGGATGGATCTCAAGGATACGCCTGCCCCGCTCGATTATCACTGA
- the LOC4336613 gene encoding vesicle-associated protein 1-3, producing MSNTLLRVHPSELKIPYEYKRKRSCCMQLTNKTNQYVAFKVKTTNPRKYSVRHACGILPPRSSCDITVTMQAPVEMLSDYHCKDKFLVQSVAVGYGATMRDFVPELFTKAPGRVIEEFKLRVVYVAANPPSPVPEEEEEEEEDASPQSEVMSHGVKMTSVFDAVTVSTLTDRSADKVSSAEGVSVESMLVAEREYPVEENQKLQQQMELLRAARSSQQGFSAMFVLLVFMSSVCIGHFMKQIKV from the exons ATGAGTAATACGCTGCTTCGTGTGCACCCTTCCGAGCTCAAGATCCCCT ATGAGTACAAGAGGAAGAGGTCTTGCTGCATGCAGCTGACGAACAAGACCAACCAGTACGTGGCGTTCAAG GTGAAAACGACGAACCCAAGGAAGTACTCTGTGCGGCACGCCTGCGGTATACTGCCGCCCCGGAGCTCGTGCGATATCACAG TTACAATGCAGGCTCCCGTTGAAATGCTATCCGATTACCACTGCAAGGACAAGTTCCTCGTGCAGAGCGTGGCGGTTGGATATGGGGCGACCATGAGAGACTTTGTCCCTGAATTG TTTACTAAAGCGCCAGGCAGGGTGATCGAGGAGTTCAAGCTGCGGGTGGTGTATGTTGCTGCTAATCCTCCCTCTCCAGTGcctgaggaggaagaggaagaggaagaggatgcATCCCCTCAGTCAGAGGTCATGAGCCATGGAGTGAAAATGACATCAGTGTTTGATGCTGTAACT GTATCCACACTCACCGATAGGTCAGCAGACAAAGTTTCATCTGCTGAG GGTGTCTCTGTAGAATCAATGCTGGTTGCAGAGAGAGAATATCCAGTAGAAGAAAATCAGAAGCTTCAGCAACAGATG GAACTACTTAGGGCAGCAAGATCATCTCAACAGGGCTTCTCAGCAATGTTTGTGCTGCTAGTTTTCATGTCATCTGTCTGCATTGGGCACTTCATGAAGCAGATCAAGGTTTAG
- the LOC112938686 gene encoding uncharacterized protein — MDVDMERPPAATAQGVRPNPVVERKLGELDACLADAMSSRPRRSDVDGSLFAEIQAKTDFLKTLIAAEGECHGGALPEHLEEAKARFAVLKGAFDKWARRDDAAAPAEEEQPDGAAGSGSECSCTESCFGVEVTGCLEATSDVEREAVEMATLGATFNAERRAGHKPSPSPAAATRNAARRRGWRRSAACCGAAGAVAVLALAIGVAIEFASVARQNVYVVPT, encoded by the coding sequence ATGGACGTGGACATGgagaggccgccggcggcgacggcgcagggCGTGCGGCCCAACCCCGTCGTGGAGAGGAAGCTCGGAGAGCTGGACGCCTGCCTCGCCGACGCGATGTCCTCCCGCCCGCGGCGGAGCGACGTCGACGGCAGCCTCTTCGCGGAGATTCAGGCCAAGACCGACTTCCTAAAGACGCTTATCGCCGCGGAGGGGGAGTGCCACGGCGGCGCGCTGCCGGAGCACCTGGAGGAGGCCAAGGCGCGCTTCGCCGTCCTCAAGGGCGCGTTCGACAAGTgggcgcggcgcgacgacgcggcggcgccagcggaggaggagcagcccGACGGGGCGGCCGGCTCGGGGTCCGAGTGCTCGTGCACCGAGTCATGCTTCGGGGTCGAGGTCACCGGCTGCCTGGAGGCGACGTCCGACGTCGAGCGCGAGGCCGTGGAAATGGCGACGCTCGGCGCCACGTTCAACGCCGAGCGCAGGGCCGGACacaagccgtcgccgtcgccggcggctgcgACAAGGAACGCTGCTCGGCGGCGCGGATGGAGGCGGAGCGCTGCTTGCTGCGGTGCAGCCGGCGCCGTGGCGGTGCTCGCGCTCGCCATCGGGGTGGCGATTGAGTTTGCGTCGGTGGCTCGCCAAAACGTTTACGTTGTTCCGACCTGA
- the LOC4336614 gene encoding 14 kDa proline-rich protein DC2.15, whose amino-acid sequence MAGKASIALFLAVNLVVFSLASACGGRCPTPTPSTPSTPTPTPAAFGKCPRDALKLGVCANVLGLIKAKVGVPPAEPCCPLLEGLVDLEAAVCLCTAIRGNILGINLNLPVDLSLILNYCGKRVPTGFKC is encoded by the coding sequence ATGGCAGGCAAGGCCTCGATCGCGCTGTTCCTCGCCGTCAACCTGGTGGTGTTCTCGTTGGCCAGCGCCTGCGGCGGCCGCtgcccgacgccgacgccgtcgaccccATCGACGCCCaccccgacgccggcggcgttcGGTAAGTGCCCACGCGACGCGCTGAAGCTGGGCGTGTGCGCCAACGTGCTGGGCCTCATCAAGGCCAAGGTGGGCGTGCCGCCGGCGGAGCCGTGCTGCCCGCTGCTGGAGGGGCTCGTCGACCTCGAGGCGGCGGTATGCCTCTGCACGGCCATCAGAGGCAACATCCTCGGCATCAACCTCAACCTCCCCGTCGACCTCAGCCTCATCCTCAACTACTGCGGCAAGCGCGTGCCCACCGGCTTCAAATGCTAA
- the LOC4336615 gene encoding 14 kDa proline-rich protein DC2.15, giving the protein MAGKASIALFLAVNLVVFSLGSACGGHCPTPTPPTPSTPTPTPAAFGKCPRDALKLGVCANVLGLIKAKVGVPPAEPCCPLLEGLVDLEAAVCLCTAIKGNILGINLNLPVDLSLILNYCGKRVPTGFKCF; this is encoded by the coding sequence ATGGCAGGCAAGGCCTCGATCGCGCTATTCCTCGCCGTCAACCTGGTGGTCTTCTCGTTGGGCAGCGCCTGCGGCGGCCACtgcccgacgccgacgccgccgaccccgtcgacGCCCACCCCGACTCCCGCCGCATTCGGCAAGTGCCCACGCGACGCGCTGAAGCTGGGCGTGTGCGCCAACGTGCTGGGCCTCATCAAGGCCAAGGTGGGCGTGCCGCCGGCGGAGCCGTGCTGCCCGCTGCTGGAGGGGCTCGTCGACCTCGAGGCGGCGGTGTGCCTCTGCACGGCCATCAAGGGCAACATTCTCGGCATCAACCTTAACCTCCCCGTCGACCTCAGCCTCATCCTCAACTACTGCGGCAAGCGCGTGCCCACCGGCTTCAAGTGCTTCTAA